From Salminus brasiliensis chromosome 21, fSalBra1.hap2, whole genome shotgun sequence, a single genomic window includes:
- the pmela gene encoding premelanosome protein a isoform X2 encodes MRTTLAVLALVLSSAAIATSRTRFTRYRSWNSRMYPVWRDGDPRYRDCWKGGEVTFDIRNDAPTLTGSKTTFSIDVRPPQNQTVLPDGQVVWARNCTVNGTQYTEGQPVYPEPNTPQEWTGVFPDGTPFTTMSTRKPWYIFVWKTWGRYWQVADGPSSSLTIGTDNVPLGSYSMEVVIYHCRGKDKFVPLGYASTQFSITDQIPFSVTLSQIGDVNQADQNFIQNRPVLFSISLHDPSQYLTGSDITFNWDFGDNSGTLISREPSVAHTYLSAGSFRPQVVLTAAIQNGCDPNPTLPPAPGVATTGAPVVDPSVGPAEAMLVPSLNPPVLAPTAQGDIALAVPGSEAPSADDVALAASPEPAVPAVEEGAAASAAPEAGDDLAVVPAEVEGAVVAEDPAGETATVATVDAEQAADDLAVIDAAASIAPPVEEEEGTVLPEAPAVDTEAVAVDTEAVAVDTAVAEVPADADTGTVAPAADVVITMVATDAPVVEVVPSVVPSVVPAVEGEVVETVNEAATEEAANTETAANEATAAAPTISPAPQNGVVAEVEAETEAAQVALVIAKRQAPELAAEGNCMVYRYGSFSTTLDVVQGIESVEIVEVSNVAVLATEVEQNAVDLTITCQGSLPNEVCTVVSDADCASPVQTVCNTVTPTNECQMILRQFFNNSGTFCINVSLTNDVSFAVASARVSVTVDSGSTAGGTATAILGVLVLVCIVGGIALTYRRFKQYHPLREESDSSLGNSGWTSVPMLLWNLLSRQSTGESRPLLQGRVV; translated from the exons CTTCCAGAACCCGATTCACTCGATATCGCTCCTGGAATTCTCGAATGTACCCTGTGTGGAGAGATGGCGATCCCAGATACAGAGACTGCTGGAAAG GTGGAGAAGTAACATTTGACATCAGGAACGACGCCCCCACGCTGACAGGATCCAAGACCACCTTCAGCATTGACGTTCGGCCTCCGCAGAACCAGACTGTACTGCCTGATGGGCAGGTGGTGTGGGCGAGAAACTGCACTGTTAACG GGACGCAGTACACTGAGGGTCAGCCTGTGTATCCAGAGCCCAACACTCCACAAGAATGGACGGGTGTGTTCCCTGACGGCACACCCTTCACTACAATGTCCACCAGGAAACCATGGTACATCTTCGTGTGGAAGACCTGGG GTCGTTACTGGCAGGTCGCTGATGGACCCTCCTCCTCACTCACTATTGGCACTGACAACGTGCCCCTGGGCTCCTACAGCATGGAGGTAGTGATCTACCACTGCCGTGGAAAAGACAAGTTCGTACCTCTTGGCTATGCGTCCACCCAGTTTTCtatcacag aTCAAATCCCCTTTTCAGTGACTTTGTCCCAGATCGGTGATGTCAACCAGGCTGACCAGAACTTCATCCAGAACCGACCCGTGTTATTTAGCATCAGCCTGCATGACCCCAGTCAGTATCTCACCGGCTCTGACATCACCTTCAACTGGGATTTTGGAGACAACAGCGGGACCCTCATCTCTCGGGAGCCCTCCGTTGCCCACACTTACCTGTCAGCTGGTTCTTTCAGGCCACAGGTTGTTCTGACAGCTGCCATCCAGAACGGATGTGATCCGAACCCAACTCTGCCTCCTGCACCAGGCGTTGCAACCACAG GAGCTCCAGTCGTTGATCCATCTGTTGGCCCAGCTGAAGCAATGTTAGTGCCCTCGTTAAATCCGCCAGTTCTTGCCCCCACTGCACAGGGTGATATAGCTCTGGCAGTTCCTGGCTCAGAGGCTCCATCTGCCGATGATGTTGCTTTGGCTGCCTCTCCTGAGCCAGCCGTACCTGCGGTAGAGGAAGGggcagctgcttctgctgctccaGAGGCAGGCGACGACTTAGCAGTGGTTCCAGCAGAAGTGGAAGGGGCCGTCGTTGCTGAGGATCCAGCTGGAGAAACAGCCACAGTTGCCACTGTAGATGCAGAGCAGGCAGCAGATGATCTTGCGGTGATTGATGCCGCTGCCTCTATTGCCCCCCCTGTTGAAGAGGAAGAGGGCACCGTCCTCCCAGAAGCCCCAGCTGTGGACACAGAAGCAGTAGCAGTGGACACAGAAGCCGTAGCAGTGGACACCGCAGTTGCAGAGGTTCCAGCAGATGCTGACACAGGCACTGTAGCTCCTGCTGCTGATGTCGTTATTACCATGGTTGCCACGGATGCTCCAGTGGTTGAGGTGGTGCCATCAGTGGTGCCTTCGGTGGTGCCAGCAGTTGAGGGTGAGGTTGTGGAGACAGTAAATGAAGCTGCAACTGAAGAAGCAGCAAATACTGAGACTGCTGCAAACGAAGCTACTGCAG CTGCGCCCACCATCAGTCCAGCACCACAGAACGGGGTCGTAGCCGAAGTGGAGGCTGAAACCGAGGCAGCACAAGTGGCTCTGGTCATCGCAAAACGGCAGGCTCCAGAACTTGCAGCAGAGGGAAACTGCATGGTCTACCGCTACGGCTCTTTCTCCACCACTTTGGATGTTGTTC AGGGAATTGAGAGTGTGGAGATCGTGGAGGTGAGCAATGTCGCCGTTTTGGCCACAGAGGTTGAGCAGAACGCTGTGGATCTCACCATCACCTGCCAGGGGAG CCTGCCTAACGAGGTGTGCACTGTGGTCTCTGATGCGGACTGTGCCAGCCCTGTACAGACAGTGTGCAACACCGTGACGCCAACCAATGAGTGCCAGATGATCCTTCGCCAGTTCTTTAACAACTCTGGAACCTTCTGCATTAATGTGTCCCTCACCAATGATGTCAGTTTTGCTGTAGCCAGCGCGAGGGTCAGCGTGACTGTGG ATTCAGGTTCCACTGCTGGAGGCACGGCTACTGCCATACTTGGTGTACTTGTCCTCGTCTGCATTGTAGGCGGCATTGCTTTGACATACAG GCGATTTAAGCAGTATCATCCCCTGAGGGAGGAGTCAGACAGCAGTTTGGGGAACTCGGGCTGGACCTCTGTGCCGATGCTCCTGTGGAACCTACTGAGCCGGCAGTCGACTGGCGAAAGCCGTCCGCTGCTTCAGGGAAGAGTGGTGTGA
- the pmela gene encoding premelanosome protein a isoform X1, which produces MRTTLAVLALVLSSAAIATSRTRFTRYRSWNSRMYPVWRDGDPRYRDCWKGGEVTFDIRNDAPTLTGSKTTFSIDVRPPQNQTVLPDGQVVWARNCTVNGTQYTEGQPVYPEPNTPQEWTGVFPDGTPFTTMSTRKPWYIFVWKTWGRYWQVADGPSSSLTIGTDNVPLGSYSMEVVIYHCRGKDKFVPLGYASTQFSITDQIPFSVTLSQIGDVNQADQNFIQNRPVLFSISLHDPSQYLTGSDITFNWDFGDNSGTLISREPSVAHTYLSAGSFRPQVVLTAAIQNGCDPNPTLPPAPGVATTGAPVVDPSVGPAEAMLVPSLNPPVLAPTAQGDIALAVPGSEAPSADDVALAASPEPAVPAVEEGAAASAAPEAGDDLAVVPAEVEGAVVAEDPAGETATVATVDAEQAADDLAVIDAAASIAPPVEEEEGTVLPEAPAVDTEAVAVDTEAVAVDTAVAEVPADADTGTVAPAADVVITMVATDAPVVEVVPSVVPSVVPAVEGEVVETVNEAATEEAANTETAANEATAVAAAPTISPAPQNGVVAEVEAETEAAQVALVIAKRQAPELAAEGNCMVYRYGSFSTTLDVVQGIESVEIVEVSNVAVLATEVEQNAVDLTITCQGSLPNEVCTVVSDADCASPVQTVCNTVTPTNECQMILRQFFNNSGTFCINVSLTNDVSFAVASARVSVTVDSGSTAGGTATAILGVLVLVCIVGGIALTYRRFKQYHPLREESDSSLGNSGWTSVPMLLWNLLSRQSTGESRPLLQGRVV; this is translated from the exons CTTCCAGAACCCGATTCACTCGATATCGCTCCTGGAATTCTCGAATGTACCCTGTGTGGAGAGATGGCGATCCCAGATACAGAGACTGCTGGAAAG GTGGAGAAGTAACATTTGACATCAGGAACGACGCCCCCACGCTGACAGGATCCAAGACCACCTTCAGCATTGACGTTCGGCCTCCGCAGAACCAGACTGTACTGCCTGATGGGCAGGTGGTGTGGGCGAGAAACTGCACTGTTAACG GGACGCAGTACACTGAGGGTCAGCCTGTGTATCCAGAGCCCAACACTCCACAAGAATGGACGGGTGTGTTCCCTGACGGCACACCCTTCACTACAATGTCCACCAGGAAACCATGGTACATCTTCGTGTGGAAGACCTGGG GTCGTTACTGGCAGGTCGCTGATGGACCCTCCTCCTCACTCACTATTGGCACTGACAACGTGCCCCTGGGCTCCTACAGCATGGAGGTAGTGATCTACCACTGCCGTGGAAAAGACAAGTTCGTACCTCTTGGCTATGCGTCCACCCAGTTTTCtatcacag aTCAAATCCCCTTTTCAGTGACTTTGTCCCAGATCGGTGATGTCAACCAGGCTGACCAGAACTTCATCCAGAACCGACCCGTGTTATTTAGCATCAGCCTGCATGACCCCAGTCAGTATCTCACCGGCTCTGACATCACCTTCAACTGGGATTTTGGAGACAACAGCGGGACCCTCATCTCTCGGGAGCCCTCCGTTGCCCACACTTACCTGTCAGCTGGTTCTTTCAGGCCACAGGTTGTTCTGACAGCTGCCATCCAGAACGGATGTGATCCGAACCCAACTCTGCCTCCTGCACCAGGCGTTGCAACCACAG GAGCTCCAGTCGTTGATCCATCTGTTGGCCCAGCTGAAGCAATGTTAGTGCCCTCGTTAAATCCGCCAGTTCTTGCCCCCACTGCACAGGGTGATATAGCTCTGGCAGTTCCTGGCTCAGAGGCTCCATCTGCCGATGATGTTGCTTTGGCTGCCTCTCCTGAGCCAGCCGTACCTGCGGTAGAGGAAGGggcagctgcttctgctgctccaGAGGCAGGCGACGACTTAGCAGTGGTTCCAGCAGAAGTGGAAGGGGCCGTCGTTGCTGAGGATCCAGCTGGAGAAACAGCCACAGTTGCCACTGTAGATGCAGAGCAGGCAGCAGATGATCTTGCGGTGATTGATGCCGCTGCCTCTATTGCCCCCCCTGTTGAAGAGGAAGAGGGCACCGTCCTCCCAGAAGCCCCAGCTGTGGACACAGAAGCAGTAGCAGTGGACACAGAAGCCGTAGCAGTGGACACCGCAGTTGCAGAGGTTCCAGCAGATGCTGACACAGGCACTGTAGCTCCTGCTGCTGATGTCGTTATTACCATGGTTGCCACGGATGCTCCAGTGGTTGAGGTGGTGCCATCAGTGGTGCCTTCGGTGGTGCCAGCAGTTGAGGGTGAGGTTGTGGAGACAGTAAATGAAGCTGCAACTGAAGAAGCAGCAAATACTGAGACTGCTGCAAACGAAGCTACTGCAG TTGCAGCTGCGCCCACCATCAGTCCAGCACCACAGAACGGGGTCGTAGCCGAAGTGGAGGCTGAAACCGAGGCAGCACAAGTGGCTCTGGTCATCGCAAAACGGCAGGCTCCAGAACTTGCAGCAGAGGGAAACTGCATGGTCTACCGCTACGGCTCTTTCTCCACCACTTTGGATGTTGTTC AGGGAATTGAGAGTGTGGAGATCGTGGAGGTGAGCAATGTCGCCGTTTTGGCCACAGAGGTTGAGCAGAACGCTGTGGATCTCACCATCACCTGCCAGGGGAG CCTGCCTAACGAGGTGTGCACTGTGGTCTCTGATGCGGACTGTGCCAGCCCTGTACAGACAGTGTGCAACACCGTGACGCCAACCAATGAGTGCCAGATGATCCTTCGCCAGTTCTTTAACAACTCTGGAACCTTCTGCATTAATGTGTCCCTCACCAATGATGTCAGTTTTGCTGTAGCCAGCGCGAGGGTCAGCGTGACTGTGG ATTCAGGTTCCACTGCTGGAGGCACGGCTACTGCCATACTTGGTGTACTTGTCCTCGTCTGCATTGTAGGCGGCATTGCTTTGACATACAG GCGATTTAAGCAGTATCATCCCCTGAGGGAGGAGTCAGACAGCAGTTTGGGGAACTCGGGCTGGACCTCTGTGCCGATGCTCCTGTGGAACCTACTGAGCCGGCAGTCGACTGGCGAAAGCCGTCCGCTGCTTCAGGGAAGAGTGGTGTGA